The genomic interval AAATCGGTGGACGGCAAGAATACGCAGACCGTGCACGTCCAGCTCGCCCGCGGCGAAGACATCGACGCCCATTGCGAGCACGCGCGCAAGGCGGGCGCGGAAATCATGCAGGAGCCCAGCACGCAATTCTACGGCGACCGCACCTACCGCGCGCGCGACAGCGAGGGCCACATCTGGACCTTCGGCGTCACGATCGAGGAAGTCGGTCCCGAAGCGTGGGACAAGGCGACCGGCCTCAAAACGAAAACGCGCCTGTGAGCGCAGGGCGCAGCATCGACAAAACGCTCGCCGCGCTCGCCGATCCGCATCGGCGGCGCGCGGTGGAGTTGCTCGGCCAGCGCCCGCGCCGGGCGGGAGAGCTGGCCGATGCGCTCGGTTTGCCCGCGCCGGCGATGAGCCGACATCTGCGCACGCTCAAGCAAAGCGGCCTGGTGGAGGAATCCCATCCAGAGTTCGACGCCCGCGTGCGCAT from Terricaulis silvestris carries:
- a CDS encoding VOC family protein produces the protein MSDLYRPKGLSSAVCYLDPKAAFRWLEQAFGFEPLLVILDENDNLAHSEMKYGDSVVMIGNEWSADHKSPKSVDGKNTQTVHVQLARGEDIDAHCEHARKAGAEIMQEPSTQFYGDRTYRARDSEGHIWTFGVTIEEVGPEAWDKATGLKTKTRL
- a CDS encoding ArsR/SmtB family transcription factor; protein product: MSAGRSIDKTLAALADPHRRRAVELLGQRPRRAGELADALGLPAPAMSRHLRTLKQSGLVEESHPEFDARVRIYTLKEGAMADLKKWLADTERLWADQLSSFKTHVEKKRK